A single genomic interval of Cygnus olor isolate bCygOlo1 chromosome 17, bCygOlo1.pri.v2, whole genome shotgun sequence harbors:
- the LOC121079736 gene encoding solute carrier family 2, facilitated glucose transporter member 11-like has protein sequence MATFFSDLVQFQGLFQMILVLGIGGSFPYGFHISVINYPSVHIRKFINETWMERHGSPLHPETIMLLWSFIVSVYGIGGFLGSLCCGYLTTKYRKKKCQMFTNLIMLVAALLMAFSKTAKSFEMILAGRFLYGVGTGFSLNIHPQYVGEISPKKLRGFTNSTVAVFLTLGKLTGQVVGLREILGSEALWPWLLASSGLSALVQLVTLPFFPDSPSYLLIQKGNEEAFRKAIRKLWGEGDHQAEIDDIMKEKVAVTSTKTLRVLEVIKERSLRWQLYILVTVMTTLQLCGINAIYFYSFEVFHTAKFEEYLIPYVSLGIGLCECLSSILCSTLIERFGRKVLLCGGYTLMCSVLALLTMTLSLQHQFFWLHYFSVILIFLFVFFYGIGPSGATVSIMVEIFSQSFRPSAFLIVGCINWMGLFVLGMIFPLIVDNLGPFCFLIFLGILVLSAIFIYLYLPETKGKSIMEIKAEFNKLNFGKKEISVTENNFPKEQLFCTKL, from the exons ATGGCTACCTTCTTCTCTGACCTG gTTCAGTTCCAAGGACTATTTCAAATGATTCTAGTGCTGGGAATTGGTGGTAGTTTCCCATATGGATTCCATATTTCTGTCATCAACTATCCTTCTGTG cacatCAGGAAGTTTATTAATGAAACCTGGATGGAGCGCCATGGCTCTCCCCTCCATCCTGAGACAATCATGCTGTTGTGGTCCTTCATTGTGTCTGTTTATGGAATAGGAGGGTTCCTGGGGAGCCTCTGCTGTGGCTACCTGactacaaaatacagaaa aaaaaaatgccaaatgtTCACCAACCTAATCATGCTGGTAGCTGCACTCCTCATGGCCTTCAGTAAAACAGCCAAGTCCTTTGAGATGATCCTGGCTGGACGCTTTCTCTATGGTGTTGGTACAG GTTTTTCTCTCAATATACATCCTCAGTATGTAGGAGAGATTTCACCTAAGAAGCTGCGCGGATTTACGAACTCCacagttgctgtttttctgacaCTGGGAAAACTCACTGGACAGGTTGTTGGACTAAG GGAGATTTTAGGAAGCGAAGCTTTGTGGCCCTGGTTGTTAGCATCTAGTGGACTTTCAGCATTGGTTCAACTGGTTACTCTCCCATTTTTCCCTGATTCACCATCTTACCTCCTGATCCAGAAGGGTAATGAGGAAGCCTTCAGGAAAG CCATTAGGAAGCTCTGGGGGGAAGGAGACCATCAAGCAGAAATTGATGACATTATGAAGGAGAAGGTTGCAGTGACGAGCACTAAAACCCTGCGCGTCCTTGAAGTAATAAAAGAGCGATCTCTGCGCTGGCAGCTTTACATCCTGGTGACTGTCATGACCACCCTGCAGCTCTGTGGAATCAATGCA aTATACTTCTATTCTTTCGAAGTATTCCATACAGCCAAGTTTGAAGAATACCTTATCCCATACGTGTCCCTGGGCATTGGGTTGTGCGAATGCTTATCTTCTATATTGTGT agcacCCTTATAGAGCGATTTGGGAGGAAGGTGCTGCTATGCGGAGGATATACACTGATGTGCTCTGTGCTAGCACTCCTCACCATGACGCTGTCGCTGCAG cATCAGTTCTTCTGGCTGCACTACTTCAGTGTTATCTTGATcttcctatttgttttcttctatggAATTGGACCAT ctGGAGCCACTGTATCTATCATGGTTGAAATCTTCAGCCAGTCATTCAGACCATCAGCCTTTCTGATTGTTGGCTGCATCAACTGGATGGGGCTCTTTGTACTTGGGATGATTTTTCCATTGATTGTT GATAACCTTGGTCCCTTCTGCTTCCTTATCTTTTTGGGAATCCTTGTTTTATCAGCAATTTTCATCTACCTGTACCTCCCTGAGACCAAGGGAAAGTCAatcatggaaataaaagcagagttcAACAAGctgaattttggaaaaaaggaaatctcggttacagaaaataattttcctaagGAACAGTTGTTCTGCACCAAACTCTGA
- the LOC121079735 gene encoding solute carrier family 2, facilitated glucose transporter member 11-like, with product MTGFLSDLVQYQGLFQMIAVLGIGGTFQNGFQVSTITYMSRHVKAFINETWLERYGYPIHQDNLLFLWSITVSIFGIGGLVGSSGSRYLTVKYGKKKCLLFNNLLMITAASVMGCSKMARSFEMILIGRFLCGVSAGLCVPLHHQYVGEISPRKLRGFANSTASFFWSLGKAAGQIAGQRELLGSQSLWPVLMASCGIPALVQLLTLPFFPESPPYLLMHKGDQEGCKKAIRQLWGEGHHQAEIDDIMKEKATMKNTKILSVLELMKEPAFRWQLYMIIVLTATVQLSGISAIYFYTFEVLQAAGFDERMISYMTLSVGLSELLAAVVCSSIIERLGRKTLVRGGYCIMGSLLAGITVTLSLQDWYFWMPYCSLCLIILFVVVFGIGPAGATISIRVEIFQMSCRPPAFVIGAVLNWLGIFVIGTAFPFIVERLKQFCFLIFMGVLFTSGIIVHLFLPETKGKSIVEITEEFNKLNFKKKCVPATPNHVMEDYTFCTRL from the exons ATGACCGGCTTCCTATCAGACCTG GTACAGTACCAGGGGCTCTTTCAAATGATCGCTGTCCTGGGGATCGGTGGAACGTTCCAAAATGGCTTTCAGGTTTCTACAATCACCTACATGTCTCGG caTGTTAAGGCTTTCATTAATGAAACGTGGCTGGAGCGATACGGCTACCCCATCCACCAGGATAACCTCCTGTTTCTGTGGTCCATCACTGTGTCCATCTTTGGCATCGGAGGTCTCGTGGGATCCTCAGGAAGCAGATACCTCACTGTCAAGTATGGCAA aaaaaaatgtctcctgTTCAACAATCTCCTTATGATAACTGCAGCGTCTGTCATGGGCTGCAGTAAAATGGCCCGGTCCTTCGAGATGATCCTAATTGGGCGCTTCCTGTGTGGCGTAAGTGCAG GCCTTTGCGTTCCTTTACATCATCAATATGTTGGGGAAATTTCCCCTAGGAAGCTACGTGGATTTGCAAACTCCACTGCCTCTTTCTTTTGGTCACTGGGAAAAGCCGCAGGGCAAATTGCAGGACAAAG ggagctgctgggcagtCAGTCCCTGTGGCCCGTGCTGATGGCCTCCTGCGGAATTCCTGCACTGGTCCAGCTGCTCACTCTGCCCTTCTTCCCTGAATCCCCACCTTATCTCCTCATGCACAAAGGAGACCAGGAAGGATGCAAGAAAG CCATAAGGCAACTTTGGGGTGAAGGCCATCACCAAGCAGAGATTGATGACATCATGAAAGAGAAGGCAACAATGAAAAACACCAAGATCTTGAGTGTCCTGGAGCTAATGAAAGAACCAGCTTTCCGTTGGCAGCTGTACATGATAATTGTTCTGACTGCCACAGTTCAGCTAAGTGGCATCAGTGCA atttatttttatacttttgaaGTCCTCCAGGCAGCTGGCTTTGATGAAAGAATGATCTCCTATATGACCCTCTCTGTTGGACTCTCAGAACTTTTAGCTGCTGTAGTCTGT AGCTCCATCATTGAGCGTCTGGGTAGGAAAACGCTTGTAAGAGGAGGTTATTGTATCATGGGTTCACTGCTAGCTGGTATCACAGTGACTCTCTCACTACAG gattGGTATTTCTGGATGCCATACTGCAGCCTTTGTCTGATTATCTTGTTTGTAGTTGTCTTTGGAATTGGGCCAG CTGGTGCCACAATTTCCATCAGGGTTGAAATTTTCCAGATGTCGTGCAGACCACCCGCCTTTGTGATCGGTGCAGTTCTCAACTGGCTGGGCATCTTTGTGATCGGAACAGCCTTCCCATTCATTGTG GAAAGACTCAAGCAATTCTGTTTCCTCATCTTTATGGGAGTACTTTTCACTTCAGGGATAATTGTCCACCTGTTCCTTCCAGAAACAAAAGGGAAGTCAATCGTGGAAATCACAGAAGAATTTAATAAGCTAAACTTTAAGAAGAAGTGTGTTCCAGCAACTCCAAACCATGTCATGGAGGATTACACCTTCTGCACCAGGCTTTga